The nucleotide sequence aatcccagccctttgggaggcagaggcgggaggatcacgaggtcaggagatcgagaccatcctggccaacatggtgaaaccccatctctagtaaaaatacaaaaattagctggatgtggtgatgcatgcttataatcccagctactcgggagactgaggcaggaggatcgcttgaacccgggaggtggaggttgcagtgagcagagattacgccattgcactccagcctgggccacagagccagactccatctcaaaaaaaaaaaaaaaaaagaaaagaaaacaaaaagggggcTCAGGTTAGAGGCAAGTTCTTTCATGCCTTCTCCCTTCTGAAATAGTAAATTGCAGCATCCAACTAGGCCCATGGGTTAGAAATGAAAACCACCACTAGGATGGGAAGCAAAAAGTTCAAGCTGAGTCCCTAATAACTTTGTGGAACTGCCACATTTACCCTGGACTGGCTACTTCTGGACTTCTTTTATATGAGAGAATAAACTCTTGTacacttttttgtttcattttgttgttgttgctgttattgttacATTCAACTGTATCAAAAACATAACTGATCAAGACTGGTGTGAAAGTCATGAGAATCAGAATAGAGACACAAATGTTAAGAAAACCCTGAAAATAGAGCTGAGGGAGGCCATGAAAAGAGGGTTCTCAGGCTTGTAGGCCTAATAACATAAACGATCACAAAAGACTCCAAAAATCATAATCTTCCACAAAAGCCATCACAACTTCACACAAGAAAATTCTTCTGCAAGGGCATCAGCCCAGAGACTATTCATCCAAACTCAAACTAGCACCGCCTTTATGATTGATCTTTGTGgtctagaaaaattatttcaaaacaattatgcaatcctcctcctctttttttttcttttttttttttttttttttttttttgagatagatagagtctcactccatcacccaggctggagtggagtggcatgatctcggctcactggaacctccatctcacaggttcaagcgattcttctgcctcagcctcccccagtagctgagattaccaacaggcccagctaatttttttgtgtttttagtagatatggggtttcaccatgctagctgggctggtcttgaacccttgacctcaggtgatccacccgcctcagcctcccaaagtgctgggattacaggtgtgagccactgcacccagcccctcatttttacttttaaaaacttttgtcttcctttacctcccttgAGTACGCATAGTTTGCTAAGGCTTgcatattcccattgcaatgctcTATCCCCAGATAAACATCTTTTTTTAGAGAACCTTTCTCTGTTTACTATTTAGGTTGATACTGGCAAAGGGAAAAAGTATGTATCAATTGCAGGATCCTTGACCTAAGCCTTTGCTACTCAAAGCGTGGTCCTGGAAGGGTAGTGTCGACATCACTTGGTAGCTcactagaaatgcagaatctcaggcccaccccagacccactgaatcagaaccCCACTTTACAAGACTGCCTCTAtgcccagtttttgtttgtttatactcttcagctatttattttttatttcaatagcttttgagGCACAAGCGGTTTCTGATTACATAGATGAATTGTATGGTGGTGAAGTTTGAGATTTTGGctcacctgtcacccaggtagcatacattgtacccaatatgtagttttataTCCCTCACCTTCCTCCTACCTTCCCTGCTTCTGAATCACCAATGTCCATTACACCACTCTTTACATCTCTGCTTACCctatagcttagcttccacttataagtgaaaacatactgGTTTGTACATACAGGTTTAGtcttccattcctgagttacttcacttagaataatggcctccagttccctccaagttgctgcaaaagacatgattttgttctttttgatggctgagtagtattccatgctgtattaTGTTTATGTGATGCCTGATAacataaacacattttctttatccacttaccagttgatggacacttgggttgattccatctctctgcaattgtgaactgtgctgTGATAAACACCGTATGtgcagtttgagaagcactgatgtaaattttctttaaaaaaaaaaaaaaccaggctagaccaggcacagtggctcatgcctataatcccagcactttgggaggacaaggcaggtggatcgcttgaggtcaggagtttgagaccaccctggccaacatagtgaaaccctatctttactaaaaatgcaaaaattagccaggtgtggtggtgcacgcctgtaatcctagctactggggaggctaaggaggagaattacttgcacccgggaggtgaaggctgcagtgaactgagagtgCCACTGCatatcagcctgggtgacagaatgagactgttcaaaaaaaaatgaaaaacaaaaaaatgccagACTAAACACCATGGATATAAATGACTGGCTGAACACTGTCTATTACCTCAATTTGTATCCtgaaaaaaagacatagaaatgCGACCCGATTTTGAGGTCAGACACcaaacataatattttcaaacaacACATTTCTTGATAGgttcaaaatgcaaaaataaaaacaaatataaaggtTATAagcagtttaaaaaagaaaactctgcagaggccaggcatggtggcttatgcctataatcccagcactttgggaggctgaggcgggtggatcacttgaggccagaagttcaagaccagcctggccaacgtggcaaaaccctgtctctactaaaaatattaaaaaattagctgggcatagtggtgggcacctgtaatcccagctactcgggagggtgaggcaggacaatcacttgaacccaggaggctgagtttgcagtgagctaagattgtgccactgcactctagcctgggcaacagagcaagtctctgtctcaaagaaacaaaaacaaccaaaaactaACTTTGGTTTTTTTGAAGATAGAATTCAAAATAAAGTAGACGCTTTACACATGATAATGAAGCTGCCAAAATTCAGAAACAGTAATTACTTTTACCATTCATTACACCACAGCTTTCTTATTCTCACTTTTCAGTTACATCATGTATATATTTCCTTAGGAACCACTAACTCTCTGACCTCTCAGCTGCCCAGCTGAAAATTCATTTACCTCTGCAGcatttagaattaaaaattatgCTTTCGATGTATATTTTCAGTCTGAAAATTTCTCCTCCACTCCCTGAAAACAACCCCGGCCAGTAAATGCAATTCTTTGAATGAATAAggtgggcttttttgtttgttttttcataatttctggcagggtcttgctgtgttgcccaggctgaagtgcagtggcaggatcaagctcactgcagactccacctcctaggctcaagcagtcctcccacctcagcctcccgagtagctgggactacaggtacacactatcatgcacagctaattttaaatttgttggtggagacggagcctcactctgttgctcaggctgatctctaaTAACTCTtaggctccagcgatcctcctgccttggactcccaaagtgctgggattacaggtgtgagccactgtgcctggcaaacaAGGTgtgttgaattaattaattttagttaatttccatataaattttctacagcagtttttaaagatattatatacatacaataaaatgcccAGATCTTATTTTTTCTACCAGATGACAATCTTATTTACCCATGTAATCCCCACGCCAATCAAGATATAGGACATTCCCATCACTCCAGAAAGTTCCAAGGAAATGTTTTTTCAGTATTCCCCAGCTCTGCCTGCCACACAGAGGCAGCCACTTCTACtgtggttttcttatttttatgtggccagaaaatgaaaccaaaaacgATTTTACAACTACAAACTGATAAAATAGCATTAAGAATGGTAACGTTCCAAGTTGTCTATGAGTGTTTTTAATATGCTTTAATCTTCTATCAAAAACTTGTCTGATATGTGATACTAAGCAATGAAAAAGACCTTGAGCTTGGTTCAATTAATAATGTAAATGTTGATATAATTGCCAAACATTGGCTATACTTATAGGGGTTCTTGACCTCTCTATTTTCTTCAAGTAGGTTTAAGTGGGTTTTCTTCCAATGGGAAAAACCAGTACTCCTGCTTGACCATTTCTGATACCAAAGAGAGCTACAATGTAGAGTGAAAACAgaacatttactttagaaaaactTTTGATTCTGTATTTGGGATTGAAGTTGTGCATTAAATAACCTGACTGTTGTGTCTTTCGTTGTAgtccaatatattttaaaattgcatccAGAGAGGAGTCTCTGAACACCTTCTTCTTTCTTGGAATCAATTTACTCCATCAATTTGTCAGTAGGTCATTTTTAGGAGACAGGCAATGAAAACTGACATAGCCCTTCCAAGAAACTTATGAGAAAGGAACTTTTAGCTTTTGGTACATTGCAAATGTAAGTTATCAATAGTATTAGTTTTACTCATAAACCCAGGTAACAAAATTCTGCGTAATAATACCAACACAAAAAGCATGAGACCAAATATGATGTATTTCCCAGTTATCCTTAATCAACATGTCCATATACTAGAGGGTCATTTTTCTCTCTAATTACAAGTCACAAATGTGCTGGCGTTGGAGATCAGAGCTCTGTTTTGGGGTGTGTCGCTGCATACTTGGGGGCCAGTTCTTGGATCAGATTCACGTAGTCAGTTTTTTCTGCACAGGCCCTGCACTCCTCCCCCCAGCTATGCAGGATCTGCTTCAGCTCTGCCACTCTCATCTTCCGCAGGTCAACTGATGCCAAGTCCAGTGTTTTTTCtaaatgacaaaaaagaaaaaagccaattacaaaacaaatggaaaaaaaaaaatccctatgaATCGCTTCAAAAGGCATATAGTTTGCTTATCCCATGCTGACTACCCTATGATCCAAGGTGGGCAATGATTCCAGTTTCCATGGAAACCAAGACACACCCAGCGGCCCTCTCTATCAGTGGGTTCTGCATCTGCAGactcaaccaaccacagatcaaaaatattctaaacaaattaaagataacactacaacaattaaaaaatacaaacagggctgggcacggtggctcacgcctgtaatcccagcactttgggaggccgaggtgggcgaatcacctgaggtcaggagttcgagaccagcctggccaacacggtgaaaccccatctctactaaaaaaataaataaaaataaataagtgagcatggtggtggcatgcctgtaatcccagctacttgggaggctgaggcgggagaatttctggaacttgggagattgaggttgcagtgagcagagatcacaccactgcactccagcctgggagacagattgagactctgtctcggaaaaaaaaaaaaatacaaacaatacagtaatacagtataacaactatttacaatGATATGggttggatttgtgtccccacccaaatctcatgtggaattgtaatccccactgtTGGAGAAGGGGCTGTTGgcaggtgactggatcatgggggtggacttcaCCCtagcttttctcatgatagtgagtgagttctcccaggatctggttgtttcaaagtgtAGCACCTCCCACTTTGCGCTCTTCCTCCTGCTGCagtcatgtaaga is from Macaca fascicularis isolate 582-1 chromosome 9, T2T-MFA8v1.1 and encodes:
- the CDNF gene encoding cerebral dopamine neurotrophic factor isoform X3, translating into MSVHMPAMKICEKLKKLDSQICELKYEKTLDLASVDLRKMRVAELKQILHSWGEECRACAEKTDYVNLIQELAPKYAATHPKTEL